The Trichocoleus sp. sequence CCGAAGGTGACTCCACCACCTCGCCATAATGGAGAGCGGTTAGAGCCAGCACGCGCTCGACCCGTTCCTTTCTGCCGCCAAGGCTTACGTCCACCACCACTGACCTCTGCACGAGTCTTTGTGGAAGCTGTGCCTTGTCTAGCATTGTTCATCTGCCGCACAAGTGCCCGATGCACAATATGGGCAGCATTTTCTTCTTTCGCTACTCGCAGTTCCAGGGAAGCTTGACCAACTTCCGCTCCCTGCCAATCTTTCACTACACAGTCAACCATAGGTCGCCTTTACTCGATAGTGGGCACCATAGCCAGGGCATACTTTTTATGTTTGCGCCCTGAGCTTAATACTTCTACTTTGCTTTTCCTACAAGCGTTGCAGGAACAATGTTCAGAAGTGCACCCGGCTTACCCGGAACAGCACCTCTAATCAGGATGAGATTACGCTCTGCATCAACGCGAATCACCGTCAATTTTCGGATAGTTGTACGAGTATTTCCCAATTGGCCTGCCATCCGCTTGCCCGGAAAGACACGTCCTGGGGTTGTACCTGCACCAGTAGAACCTGGTAATCGGTGGTTCTTAGAACCGTGTGCCATTGGACCTCGCTTAAAATTGTGCCGCTTTTGATAGCCTGCAAAACCACGTCCAATGCTAGTACCGATTACGTCTACCTTTTGTCCTGCCTCAAACTGAGCGACTGTAATTTGTTGCCCTAGTTCAAAATCACTAGAACTATCCAGACGATACTCATGCAGATGGCGTAACGGAGCCGCTCCAGACTTGGCAAGATGCCCTAGCTCTGGCTTGTTTAGTGCCTTTGCAGCAACTTCGCCAAAACCGACCTGGATCGCAGCGTATCCATCCGTTTGCCCTGTTTTAACTTGTGTAACAGTGCATGGACCCGCTTGGACGACAGTAACAGGAATTGCCACGCCTGTTTCGTCAAAGATTTGGGTCATGCCTACTTTTGTGCCGAGAATGCCAACAGACACAGTGACGGATCTCCCTTGTATCGCTGTTTGCAGAGGAGCAGAACTGCGATCACCTCAACAGTCCATTTGGCTCCCAATAAACACAGGACAGGCAGACCCTCCTTTGCTTTCGCTTAAGAGAGCCGTACACTATTCCTGTGAATTCTGTGTAGTTTAGGGTTGAGAACGCGAAAACGATCGATTCAATCAAATCAGCGCAATCAGCCCAATCGGAGTCAGGACTTGAATGGATTTTTCCACTCAGTATCCTAAAACCAAGCTATGCAGTAAGCTCTCATGGAAGCAAGTCAGTTTAGAATCAGCTTTGAGTATTTGCCCCTACTTTCGTTAGGCTTAAGCCTCGAAGTCTAGCAGTGCCTTGTGAGGGGCTTTGCTGAAATCCTGATACCTTACAAATGTTTCCCTGATGCTTTACCACTGAAGCAACTCGCTGCTTCAATTTGGCAACAGCTACTAATCATAAACTAGAAATTTAGATTTTGTCCATAGGAAGCAGAATCTTTTTGTTGTCCCGCAGAAGGTTTTGAGCTTGGTGGGGCTGTTTTAGATAGAAAGTGATGAGAAGCATTGATGTAAATCGCACTAATTAGAAGAGCTTATCGTTTTAGTTACTTTTTTGTGTCAGAAATGGGAGGAGTCTGTCTCGATGCGCTTGATGGGCGATCGTACCCCAACCTATAATCAGTCTTGGTTATTCAAAGTCATACGCTGAAGTTTCAGGTTCGATCGATTCAGGTGACTATCTTATGGAATATGACCGCTGGAATCCGATACTCCAATTGCTGGTTGACCTGAGATAGAGATTCTGCCCATTTTGATAGAGGTTAAGCAGGATTTATGGCATTAATTACAACCGGAAAGGATTTCATTCGCGGCCTTGAAACAGCGGGTGCAGTAGGTTTATCTGTTCCACCAGAAGGTGGCTCTGAGGGGCGGTATCAGCGGCGGCTCCGAGCAGCAGGGTATGGCATGATGCACATCAGCGCACGAGGTCTAGGTGATTTGCCAGCTTATTTGCTAGGAGTGCATGGGGTTCGTCCGCCGCACTTAGGCAAAAAAAATACGGGAAGGGAAGGGGCAGTGGGATATGTTTACTATTTGCCTCCAGCAGCAAAATATCAACTAGAGCAGTTACCTGCAAATTCTAAAGGTCTAGTGATCTGGCTAGTTGAAGGGTTTGTGCTATCCCAGCAGGAATTGCAGTTTCTGGTGAATCTACCCTCAATCGAGCCTCGAATGAAAGTCGTCGCTGAGATGGGCGGTGGGCGAGCCTTTAGTTGGAAGCCGTTAACAGCATTCGTGACGGCTGCGTAAGCAAAGACAAAGCGTTCAGAAAAGTCTCGACAATTTTAGTGAGCTACTCATGCCTTTTATTCAGGATGGGTAGCTTTTTAATTGCTGCTTTTTACTGACTGGTAGTTCATGGCGGTTTCCAGCTTAACGGCGCGGCTAGATTCCTGCGTATGTTGAAGGTTTTACCAAGCTAACTTCCAGTTTGAATCCTCGATTTTCTGTCTCTACAAAACTGAGCACTAGGATGTTGGGGAGGGCAGAATTTCCGGTATCAGAACTTGTAAACTTCAGCTAAACGATCCTCGTCATTTGCTGGTAAACCTTCTACTATAAAAGGGTGACTGATTTGTACCGCCCTCTCCGATCGCTAGAACAGGGAACCTGGTTCAAGTTGATTTGTGGAGCCAGTTTTCAACATCTCCCTGCTGTCCGAAATTTGGCTCTTGCCTATACTTTGGCTGGAGCCGATTGTATTGATGTAGCTGCTGACCCAGCCGTAATTTATGCTGCCCAAACTGCGCTTCAAACGGCAGGTGAGCTGGTTGGTTTAGCAAGACTAAACGATTTTCGGATCGATGGTCTGCCTTGGTTAATGGTGAGCTTGAATGACGGTGAAGATCCTCACTTTCGCAAAGCGGAGTTTGATCCTCGGTATTGCCCAACGGATTGCTTGCGTCCTTGTGAGCGAGTCTGCCCGGCTGAAGCAATTGTATTTTCACGCGATAGCTTTTCGGGAGTAATTGACAATCGATGCTATGGATGTGGGCGGTGCATCCCGATTTGTCCGAGTCAGCAAATCTCGACCCGTTCATACGTATTTACGCCAAGTGCTGTCGCACCACTTGTTTTATCCGGTGTTGATGCAGTGGAAATTCACACGCAGATCGGGCGATTGTCAGACTTTAAGCGGTTATGGGAGGAAATCACACCCTTTTTGCCAGAGCTAAAGCTAATTGCAATTAGCTGTCCAGATGGAGCAGGACTGGTTGATTATCTGTGGGCACTGCATGATTTGATCACACCACTGCCCTGCTCACTCGTTTGGCAAACCGATGGCAGACCGATGAGTGGTGATATTGGTGATGGAGCGACGCTTGCGGCTGTTCGGTTAGGGCAAAAGGTTTTAGCTGCTGGTTTACCAGGATATGTACAGCTTGCCGGAGGCACAAATCGATATACCGTGAGTAAACTCAAGTCAGTAGGGCTTTTAAAGCAATCCAATTCATCTGCTTATGTTGCTGGAATTGCTTATGGAAGCTATGCCCGAACCCTACTATCGCCGATTTTAGAACGATTGGCAGGAGGCGATCGAAATGACCTTAGCTCAGAAACAGGTGAATCTCAATCTAATTTATGGCTAGAAGAATCAGACTTGCTCTGGGAAGCTGTTTCTTTAGCCCAGTCTCTTGTCGCACCACTCAAAATGCAAACAAACTCTCCTGTATTACCCGTCTTAGAGTAATTCAACTGGCTAAGACTGATCTTTTTGAACTTGGTTAATCATTTAGCTGATCCATGATATCAAACGGTAATCCATCTTCTGATCCATCTAGCGATTTGCCGATCGAGCCACAAGCCGAGCCTCAAACAACCCCTGCGTCTTCTTTTCAAATTACCGACGATTTAAACGAGCTACTCGACATTTTGCCTGCTGAGATTCAGGCTCGCTTAAAAGCACATCCTCAGTGCGATTGGCTGATAGAAGTTGTGCTGGATCTCGGTCGTCGTCCAGAAGCAAGGTTCCCAGGTAAATCAGAATATCTTTCAGAGACGCCTGTTTCCCGAGCTGACCTCGACTATTGCATTGAGCGAGTCGGTATGTTTAGTGGAGATAATCGAGCCGGAATTGAACAGACCTTACACCGGATTAGTGCGATTCGGAATCGAGCTGGGCTGGTGATTGGGCTGACCTGCCGGGTGGGTCGAGCGGTGTTTGGAACGATCGGTATGATCCGCGACCTGGTGGAAACAGGACAATCGATTTTAATGCTGGGTCGTCCGGGCGTTGGCAAGACGACTGCTCTACGCGAGGTTGCAAGAGTCCTAGCGGATGAACTGGACAAACGGGTTGTCATCATTGACACCTCAAATGAAATTGCCGGGGATGGCGACATTCCTCATCCGGCGATCGGTCGGGCGCGACGAATGCAGGTTGCTCGTCCTGAACTTCAGCATCAGGTAATGATTGAGGCAGTGGAAAACCATATGCCGGAAGTGATTGTCATTGATGAAATTGGGACAGAACTCGAAGCATCTGCAGCCCGAACAATTGCAGAGCGAGGTGTTCAACTAGTTGGTACGGCACATGGAAACGAGATTGAGAACTTGATCAAAAACCCAACGCTCTCGGATCTAGTGGGTGGGATTCAATCAGTCACATTGAGCGACGAGGAAGCGCGGCGACGCGGCAGCCAAAAAAGTGTTTTAGAACGTAAAGCACCCCCAACTTTTGAAATTGCGATCGAAATGCTAGAGCGCCAAAAGTGGGTTGTGCATGAAAACGTGTCTGAAACGGTTGACCAATTGCTGCGGGGACGACAGCCTAATCCGCAAGTTCGGACAGTGGATGATGCGGGGAAAGTGACAGTTACTCGTGAAGCGCCTGCATCTCCAGCTGCCGGACAGGCAACCTTTCGAGCGGCTCCGCTGGGTGGATCAGGTTCGATGCGATCGGGTCAGGGCAACTGGAGAGCGGCAGGACATATTGCGCCAGTGCCATCAAGACGGCAAGACCTTGAACGAGAACCGACAGAAGGTATTTCGTTTGATGAAGTGGCATCAACGCCTTTAACGGAGCGGCAGCAGTTCGATCGAATGCTCAATGAGTCGCTAGAGGGCTTGCCCCTGATGCCGATGGAAGCGCCTCGTTCCACGCAGCAGGCAGGTCCAAACGGCGAAGACTTGCCATTGCACATCTATCCCTATGCAATCAGCCGCAGTCAGCTTGATCAGGTGATTCAAACCTTGAGCTTGCCGATCGTACTAACGAAGGATATTGATGATGCGGATGCAGTTTTAGCCCTTCGATCGCACCTGAAGAATCACTCGAAGCTGCGAAGCTTGGCGAAACATCGGCATATTCCCATTCACGCTGTCAAAACAAATAGTGTGCCGCAAATGATTCGTACCCTGCAACGGATGCTTCGCATGGACGAGACAGGCATTGATGAGCCGATCGATCTCAATCTCTTCTCAAATAACGGGGACGAGGATGAAATTGAAGCGCTAGAAGAGGCACGTCTGGCAGTGGAGCAGATTGTGATTCCGAAAGGACAACCCGTCGAGCTATTGCCTCGATCGCCCAAGGTTCGTAAGATGCAGCATGAACTTGTTGAACACTATCGCCTGAAATCTAGCAGTTTCGGAGAAGAACCCAATCGACGACTGCGAATTTATCCGGCTTAAAAGCCATTGGTTTCAGGGAATGGCAGGGTAAAGCTAATTGCTTAATAGCAGCATCAAAGCGCTGAAAAAGATAAGGGATCGGCAGAGTCAAGCAACTTTCCGATCCCTTTTTATTGGTTTTATTGTTGGCAGTCCTTATTTGATCTAGGACAACCCGATCGAGTTCAACTTCAGAACAGATTCACGGTTTTTTCCTACCCCTATCTTTTGTTCCCTATACCAGAGCAGGTACAGGCAGATTCAGGTGAGGATAAAGTGGGAACTGGCCGCACAAGTTGGTAATGCGCTGACGGCAATCTTGAGCGACTGTTTCGTCTTCTGGATTGAGCAGGCGATCGGCAATGATGTTGGCAATTTCCGTGAATTCTGCTGTGCCCATGCCGCGTGTTGTCATAGCGGGAGAACCGAGTCTCAAGCCACTGGTGACAAAGGGAGATTCCGGATCAAAAGGAACTGTGTTCTTGTTGGCTGTGATTTTAACGCCGCTGACAAGCTGGTCTGCCACTTTGCCAGTCATGCCGATCGATCGCAAATCTACCAGCATCAAGTGGTTATCTGTACCGTTAGAAACGATTTTGAAGCCTCGGTTTTGCAGTTGAGTTGCCATCGCCTTGGCATTCTCAATTACTTGACCAGAGTAGGTCTTGAACGTAGGCTGTAAAGCTTCTCCAAAGGCAACAGCTTTCGCTGCGATTACATGCTCCAAAGGCCCACCCTGAGTACCAGGGAAAACGGACTTATCGAATTTCTTGCCCAGTTCTGCATCGCGAGTCAGGATCAAACCGCCGCGAGGACCTCGTAGCGTCTTGTGAGTTGTGGTGGTGACAACATCGCAGTAAGGGATGGGATTGGGATGATGTCCAGTCACAACAAGCCCAGCAATGTGGGCGATATCTGCCATCAAATAAGCACCTACTTCATCTGCAATTTCCCGGAACTTCTGGAAATCAATGATGCGAGGGTAAGCAGAGTAGCCACAAATGATCAGTTTTGGGCGGTGCTTCAAGGCGAGATCACGAATTTCGTCAAAATCTAGCTGTTCTGTCTCGCGATTTACACCGTAGTGACAGGCTTGGAACCACTTTCCAGAAACGTTAACGGGAGAACCATGGGTTAAGTGTCCCCCATGAGACAAATCCATGCCCATGAACAGATCGCCTGGCTGCAGCAGCGTTAAAAAGACTGCAAAATTTGCCTGTGCGCCAGAATGAGGCTGAACGTTGGCGTGAGCTGCCCCAAAGAGCTGTTTGACTCGATCGATCGCCAATTGCTCAACTTGGTCGACAAACTCGCAGCCGCCGTAGTATCGCTTGTTGGGGAGTCCTTCTGCATATTTATTCGTCAGGACAGAGCCTTGTGCTGCCATGACTGCCGCAGAAGCAAAATTTTCACTTGCAATGAGTTCCAGGTGATCCCTTTGGCGTTGGAGTTCTTGCTGAATCAATCCAGCGACAGCAGGGTCAGTTTTTGCCAGGAAGTCCAGGTTTGTCTGAGTCACACGCAAACTCCAAGAAGCTAAAAAAGGTTAGGGATGAGGGGAGAAAATCATTCGCTGCAATCAGCAAAAGACCCCAAACAACTCATCATACTCTGTTTATCGCTGTCTCTGAAAGGGACAATGTTTGATTCAGCTTACCGCTGCGAAATCCCTCAAGATCAAGCGTGACGTAGCAAAAACCGTAAGACTGAAATGCTGCAACCAGGCTGACTAAATCAGTAGACTGCACAAAGTTTGGAATCTGTGCTGCAGGAAGTTCGATGCGAGCTGTATCGCCCACCGATCGCACCCGAAGCGTTTTTAACCCCAGCTGCCGTAAATATCGTTCAGCTTGTCCCACTCGCTGTAACTTAGCGATCGTAATCTCCTCGCCATAAGGAAAGCGAGAACTCAGGCAGGGCTGGGCTGGTTTATCCCACCAGGGCAATCCTAAAAATTTAGCAATTTCGCGCACCTCAAACTTAGAAATGCCCAATTCTGCCAAAGGCGATCGGGCTCCTCGTTCTTTCGCTGCCTGAATGCCGGGGCGATAATCTGATAAGTCATCGGCATTGACCCCATCAACCACATAAGGATAACCGCGCTCCAGGGCCAGGGGTTTCAGGGTATCGTGCAGTTCACTTTTGCAGAAATAGCAGCGGTTAACCGGGTTCGCTGTGTAGTCAGGGTTGTCAATTTCGTGGGTGTGAACAACCTCATGAGAAATTCCAATTTCTGCCGCCTGAATCCGGGCATCTTCTAGATCTTCGGGTAAGAGAGAAGGAGATTCTGCCGTTACTGCTAAAGCACGATCGCCCAGCACATCGTAAGCGACCTTGGCGACAAGCGTACTATCAATGCCACCGGAATAGGCAATGAGTGCCCGATCCATGGCAGCAAATAAAGCTTTTAGCGTTTCCAGTTTTTCCAACAGCATCGCCTCATCAAACCCTTATCGGGGCTAGACCAACGACTCTAGACTAACGAATTTTGCTGACTTCAGGAGCCTTGCTGTTGTAGATGCTGCACTAACGCTCGTAAGCCCAGTCGATAGCTCTCAGCCCCAAAGCCGCTGATCTGCCCGATCGCCACAGGCGCGATGTAAGAATGCTGCCGGAAGGGTTCACGGCGATGAATATTGCTGAGGTGCACCTCTACCGTGGGTAAAGCAACTCCTGCGATCGCATCTCGAATTGCGACACTGGTATGAGTATATGCACCTGGATTAATCAAAATCCCATCCTGCTGACCCATTGCAGCATGAATTTCGTCAATGAGTGCACCCTCATGGTTCGACTGAAAGCAGGTGACTTGAACCTGAAGCGATCGTCCCTCTGCTTCCAACATTTGATTGATGTCTGATAGGGTGGCTAGTCCATAAACGCCAGGTTCACGCTTGCCCAGAAGGTTTAAGTTTGGTCCATGCAGTGTCAGAATGCGAAGCAAAGCCTAACCTTCTCCTGTTGCAGATTTCAAGCTCGATCGAAAGATGCTTTCCCAGTCAAAGAGAGGCGATTATCTCACGCCTCTAAGTTAAAATATGAATCTTTTTAGGAAATGACCGACATACGAGTGTATCTACTATCTGCTTGGCAAACCCGACGAACAGGCTACTCAGCAAACTACTAGAGTGACCCACAACTTAGGTCATTCATGGAACAATGAACTTACTTTTACTTGCACAAAGCCGAACTCAGCGATAACGACGCTCATTATCCCTTACAGGGACAGGAATCGGTTCTGGTTCGGGCTGTGCTTCTGGACCCAGGAGTGCTTCAACGAGCTTGCGCGCCCATTCCTTCACCTTCTCCAGCACCTTTTCAATGTAGTCCATTAATCGGGAAGCTCCTTCAACGTAAGCCGGAAATCCTACAGCGCTAAAAAAATAGGACTCGCAGGATGTGTATTTGACTTTACTCTTTCATCATATCTAATCGACAGAAATGATCAAGAGTTTAAGAGTAGATTAGGCTTGCTTGTTGACCTCTACTGCAATTCCATTGCTCCCTGAATGCCTTCCTTCACTGCATTTGCAGACTGTTCCAATGCTGAACGTTCTTCGTCTGTTAAGGTAAGTTCAAAGATTTTCTCAATTCCGGCACAACCCAGCCGAACCGGAACCCCAATGAATAGATCCCGTAAACCATATTCGCCTTGTAAGTGAGCAGCAATGGGTAAAAGGCGTGGTTGGTTCAATAGAATGGTTTCTACCATGAGATAGACCGAAGAGGCAGGTGCATAGTAAGCTCCACCTGTTTGCATTAGCTCTACGATCTCGGCTCCACCATTGCGAGTGCGTTCAACTAGGCGATCGATTGTGGCAGTATCCAAGAGTTCTGTAATCGGGATGCCGCTGACTGTGGAGTAGCGAGGCAGAGGAACCATCAAATCACCGTGACTACCCAACACCATTGCCTGGATATTGGTTGTCAAAATTCCCAGTTCCATCGCAATAAAAGCTTGAAAGCGAGCAGAATCGAGAATTCCTGCCATTCCCATAACCTGGTGTGGTGGCAAACCGCTAGATTTCCAGGCCAGGTAAGTCATCACATCTAAGGGATTTGTGACAACAATGATGATTGCATTCGGCGAATACTCGATCGCCTGCCGGGTTGCTTCAATAACAATCTTGGAATTGATTTGCAGTAGATCGTCCCTTGTCATGCCTGGCTTACGGGGTAGCCCGGCAGTAATGACAACAACATCCGAACCAGATGTATCGGCATAGTTGGATGTGCCAGTGAGTCTAGAATGATGCCCTTCGATGCCTCGAGCTTCCATTAGGTCTAGCGCGATTGCCTGAGGACGACCTGCCACAATATCAAGCAGAACAACATCTGCTAAATTGTTTTCGGCAATACGCTGTGCTAATGTTCCCCCAACATTTCCGGAGCCAATAATAGAGACGCGGTTGGCATGGCAGGCAGGAAAAGATAGTGTCGGCATAAAATTCAGGGGACAGCGATAGGATTTGCGATCGTGCCTATCATTGTGCCCCCTGGCTTTAAGAACGGGTTGAGAATTTAACTAACCTTTTCCAACTGATCTGCCCGCAGCCACACATTGGGGGTTGGGACGTAACCAAACTTCACCAGTGCATAGTCTCCTCTCAGTTCCAGCACTTCGCCCTTGGTTTCAAACAGATAAGGGGGGAAGCGTGGGTCGCTTGCTTTGGCTTCCAGGCTATTCTCAAGTGCTGCCCGAACAGCCCGAACTAAATCTCCTTTCTTAACTGCCATAGGTTAGTCTCAATCTTTTGAC is a genomic window containing:
- the rplC gene encoding 50S ribosomal protein L3, with translation MSVGILGTKVGMTQIFDETGVAIPVTVVQAGPCTVTQVKTGQTDGYAAIQVGFGEVAAKALNKPELGHLAKSGAAPLRHLHEYRLDSSSDFELGQQITVAQFEAGQKVDVIGTSIGRGFAGYQKRHNFKRGPMAHGSKNHRLPGSTGAGTTPGRVFPGKRMAGQLGNTRTTIRKLTVIRVDAERNLILIRGAVPGKPGALLNIVPATLVGKAK
- a CDS encoding NAD(P)H-quinone oxidoreductase subunit N; amino-acid sequence: MALITTGKDFIRGLETAGAVGLSVPPEGGSEGRYQRRLRAAGYGMMHISARGLGDLPAYLLGVHGVRPPHLGKKNTGREGAVGYVYYLPPAAKYQLEQLPANSKGLVIWLVEGFVLSQQELQFLVNLPSIEPRMKVVAEMGGGRAFSWKPLTAFVTAA
- a CDS encoding LdpA C-terminal domain-containing domain, with the translated sequence MTDLYRPLRSLEQGTWFKLICGASFQHLPAVRNLALAYTLAGADCIDVAADPAVIYAAQTALQTAGELVGLARLNDFRIDGLPWLMVSLNDGEDPHFRKAEFDPRYCPTDCLRPCERVCPAEAIVFSRDSFSGVIDNRCYGCGRCIPICPSQQISTRSYVFTPSAVAPLVLSGVDAVEIHTQIGRLSDFKRLWEEITPFLPELKLIAISCPDGAGLVDYLWALHDLITPLPCSLVWQTDGRPMSGDIGDGATLAAVRLGQKVLAAGLPGYVQLAGGTNRYTVSKLKSVGLLKQSNSSAYVAGIAYGSYARTLLSPILERLAGGDRNDLSSETGESQSNLWLEESDLLWEAVSLAQSLVAPLKMQTNSPVLPVLE
- a CDS encoding R3H domain-containing nucleic acid-binding protein → MISNGNPSSDPSSDLPIEPQAEPQTTPASSFQITDDLNELLDILPAEIQARLKAHPQCDWLIEVVLDLGRRPEARFPGKSEYLSETPVSRADLDYCIERVGMFSGDNRAGIEQTLHRISAIRNRAGLVIGLTCRVGRAVFGTIGMIRDLVETGQSILMLGRPGVGKTTALREVARVLADELDKRVVIIDTSNEIAGDGDIPHPAIGRARRMQVARPELQHQVMIEAVENHMPEVIVIDEIGTELEASAARTIAERGVQLVGTAHGNEIENLIKNPTLSDLVGGIQSVTLSDEEARRRGSQKSVLERKAPPTFEIAIEMLERQKWVVHENVSETVDQLLRGRQPNPQVRTVDDAGKVTVTREAPASPAAGQATFRAAPLGGSGSMRSGQGNWRAAGHIAPVPSRRQDLEREPTEGISFDEVASTPLTERQQFDRMLNESLEGLPLMPMEAPRSTQQAGPNGEDLPLHIYPYAISRSQLDQVIQTLSLPIVLTKDIDDADAVLALRSHLKNHSKLRSLAKHRHIPIHAVKTNSVPQMIRTLQRMLRMDETGIDEPIDLNLFSNNGDEDEIEALEEARLAVEQIVIPKGQPVELLPRSPKVRKMQHELVEHYRLKSSSFGEEPNRRLRIYPA
- the glyA gene encoding serine hydroxymethyltransferase, with the translated sequence MTQTNLDFLAKTDPAVAGLIQQELQRQRDHLELIASENFASAAVMAAQGSVLTNKYAEGLPNKRYYGGCEFVDQVEQLAIDRVKQLFGAAHANVQPHSGAQANFAVFLTLLQPGDLFMGMDLSHGGHLTHGSPVNVSGKWFQACHYGVNRETEQLDFDEIRDLALKHRPKLIICGYSAYPRIIDFQKFREIADEVGAYLMADIAHIAGLVVTGHHPNPIPYCDVVTTTTHKTLRGPRGGLILTRDAELGKKFDKSVFPGTQGGPLEHVIAAKAVAFGEALQPTFKTYSGQVIENAKAMATQLQNRGFKIVSNGTDNHLMLVDLRSIGMTGKVADQLVSGVKITANKNTVPFDPESPFVTSGLRLGSPAMTTRGMGTAEFTEIANIIADRLLNPEDETVAQDCRQRITNLCGQFPLYPHLNLPVPALV
- the larE gene encoding ATP-dependent sacrificial sulfur transferase LarE; its protein translation is MLLEKLETLKALFAAMDRALIAYSGGIDSTLVAKVAYDVLGDRALAVTAESPSLLPEDLEDARIQAAEIGISHEVVHTHEIDNPDYTANPVNRCYFCKSELHDTLKPLALERGYPYVVDGVNADDLSDYRPGIQAAKERGARSPLAELGISKFEVREIAKFLGLPWWDKPAQPCLSSRFPYGEEITIAKLQRVGQAERYLRQLGLKTLRVRSVGDTARIELPAAQIPNFVQSTDLVSLVAAFQSYGFCYVTLDLEGFRSGKLNQTLSLSETAINRV
- the aroQ gene encoding type II 3-dehydroquinate dehydratase; translation: MLRILTLHGPNLNLLGKREPGVYGLATLSDINQMLEAEGRSLQVQVTCFQSNHEGALIDEIHAAMGQQDGILINPGAYTHTSVAIRDAIAGVALPTVEVHLSNIHRREPFRQHSYIAPVAIGQISGFGAESYRLGLRALVQHLQQQGS
- the mdh gene encoding malate dehydrogenase, which gives rise to MPTLSFPACHANRVSIIGSGNVGGTLAQRIAENNLADVVLLDIVAGRPQAIALDLMEARGIEGHHSRLTGTSNYADTSGSDVVVITAGLPRKPGMTRDDLLQINSKIVIEATRQAIEYSPNAIIIVVTNPLDVMTYLAWKSSGLPPHQVMGMAGILDSARFQAFIAMELGILTTNIQAMVLGSHGDLMVPLPRYSTVSGIPITELLDTATIDRLVERTRNGGAEIVELMQTGGAYYAPASSVYLMVETILLNQPRLLPIAAHLQGEYGLRDLFIGVPVRLGCAGIEKIFELTLTDEERSALEQSANAVKEGIQGAMELQ
- a CDS encoding NAD(P)H-quinone oxidoreductase subunit O, yielding MAVKKGDLVRAVRAALENSLEAKASDPRFPPYLFETKGEVLELRGDYALVKFGYVPTPNVWLRADQLEKVS